Proteins from a genomic interval of Zingiber officinale cultivar Zhangliang chromosome 1B, Zo_v1.1, whole genome shotgun sequence:
- the LOC122042381 gene encoding transcription factor bHLH35-like isoform X2 — MTQTHRMLTDIGPSLSSFPIKAISLPPSTPISPTTIDWNVAMDDMNAEYDFYWETKRFVDFEELESWGLEEAVSAGYYGSSSPDGVSSPTPAREPPPATAPPPAKTIAMERNRRKKLDDKLYALRSIVPKITKMNKASIIKDAIDYIVQLQEEERQMEAEISELESKLKQELTSVDDVAQYDNLRLVHRKKKRTASALVSPNSPPIQVVDLKVTEVGEKTMVISITCNKKRDTMIKLCDLFESFNIKVITANITCVAGSLLHTLFIQSDEMGSAQLKDKIETAITRIDGSWSTTSSSSY, encoded by the exons ATGACTCAGACTCATCGTATGCTAACAGATATAGGACCATCTCTGTCTTCCTTCCCTATAAAAGCCATCTCTCTTCCTCCGTCCACCCCCATTAGTCCAACAACTATCGACTGGAACGTAGCGATGGACGACATGAATGCCGAGTACGACTTCTACTGGGAAACTAAGCGCTTCGTGGACTTCGAAGAGCTGGAGAG CTGGGGACTTGAGGAGGCCGTGTCCGCTGGCTACTATGGTTCTAGTTCCCCTGATGGTGTCTCTTCGCCGACGCCGGCCAGGGAGCCGCCGCCGGCCACGGCGCCACCGCCGGCCAAGACCATTGCCATGGAGAGGAATCGCCGGAAGAAGCTAGACGATAAACTTTACGCGCTGCGAAGCATCGTCCCCAAAATCACCAAG ATGAACAAGGCGTCCATCATAAAAGACGCGATAGATTACATTGTGCAgcttcaagaagaagaaaggcagaTGGAAGCAGAGATATCGGAGCTTGAATCAAAACTCAAACAAGAGTTAACTTCGGTTGACGACGTTGCGCAATATGATAATCTGCGCCTCGTgcatagaaagaagaaaagaactgCGTCTGCTCTAGTTTCACCCAACTCGCCACCGATCCAAGTTGTGGAT CTTAAAGTGACTGAAGTTGGGGAGAAAACCATGGTTATAAGCATCACCTGCAACAAGAAGAGAGACACCATGATCAAGCTGTGCGATCTATTCGAGTCTTTCAACATCAAGGTCATCACAGCCAACATCACCTGCGTTGCCGGCAGCCTCTTGCATACTCTGTTCATTCAG AGTGATGAAATGGGGAGTGCTCAACTGAAGGACAAGATTGAGACTGCAATTACAAGAATTGATGGCTCATGGAGTACAACAAGTTCCTCGAGTTATTAA
- the LOC122042381 gene encoding transcription factor bHLH35-like isoform X1: MTQTHRMLTDIGPSLSSFPIKAISLPPSTPISPTTIDWNVAMDDMNAEYDFYWETKRFVDFEELESWGLEEAVSAGYYGSSSPDGVSSPTPAREPPPATAPPPAKTIAMERNRRKKLDDKLYALRSIVPKITKMNKASIIKDAIDYIVQLQEEERQMEAEISELESKLKQELTSVDDVAQYDNLRLVHRKKKRTASALVSPNSPPIQVVDVTKHALPFRFSFSLHFLVSDREQKTETFSNSANDLFWWHRVQLKVTEVGEKTMVISITCNKKRDTMIKLCDLFESFNIKVITANITCVAGSLLHTLFIQSDEMGSAQLKDKIETAITRIDGSWSTTSSSSY; this comes from the exons ATGACTCAGACTCATCGTATGCTAACAGATATAGGACCATCTCTGTCTTCCTTCCCTATAAAAGCCATCTCTCTTCCTCCGTCCACCCCCATTAGTCCAACAACTATCGACTGGAACGTAGCGATGGACGACATGAATGCCGAGTACGACTTCTACTGGGAAACTAAGCGCTTCGTGGACTTCGAAGAGCTGGAGAG CTGGGGACTTGAGGAGGCCGTGTCCGCTGGCTACTATGGTTCTAGTTCCCCTGATGGTGTCTCTTCGCCGACGCCGGCCAGGGAGCCGCCGCCGGCCACGGCGCCACCGCCGGCCAAGACCATTGCCATGGAGAGGAATCGCCGGAAGAAGCTAGACGATAAACTTTACGCGCTGCGAAGCATCGTCCCCAAAATCACCAAG ATGAACAAGGCGTCCATCATAAAAGACGCGATAGATTACATTGTGCAgcttcaagaagaagaaaggcagaTGGAAGCAGAGATATCGGAGCTTGAATCAAAACTCAAACAAGAGTTAACTTCGGTTGACGACGTTGCGCAATATGATAATCTGCGCCTCGTgcatagaaagaagaaaagaactgCGTCTGCTCTAGTTTCACCCAACTCGCCACCGATCCAAGTTGTGGATGTAACTAAACATGCTCTCCCCTTCCGCTTTTCTTTTTCATTACACTTTTTAGTTTCTGATCGTGAACAAAAAACAGAGACTTTCTCTAATTCAGCAAATGATTTGTTTTGGTGGCATCGCGTGCAGCTTAAAGTGACTGAAGTTGGGGAGAAAACCATGGTTATAAGCATCACCTGCAACAAGAAGAGAGACACCATGATCAAGCTGTGCGATCTATTCGAGTCTTTCAACATCAAGGTCATCACAGCCAACATCACCTGCGTTGCCGGCAGCCTCTTGCATACTCTGTTCATTCAG AGTGATGAAATGGGGAGTGCTCAACTGAAGGACAAGATTGAGACTGCAATTACAAGAATTGATGGCTCATGGAGTACAACAAGTTCCTCGAGTTATTAA